Proteins from a genomic interval of Clostridium scatologenes:
- a CDS encoding XkdX family protein, with protein sequence MFNFYKLFYPIYLSKQEIQEACKWKVINEEEYKTIVGEEYTSQ encoded by the coding sequence ATGTTCAATTTTTATAAATTATTTTATCCAATATATTTAAGCAAACAAGAAATTCAAGAAGCATGTAAATGGAAAGTAATAAATGAAGAGGAATACAAAACTATAGTTGGAGAAGAATATACTTCACAATAG
- a CDS encoding putative phage tail protein produces MSDFEALKGYLPPFLLENKVFSNLIESVEKNDFDKYDEVLEDLLLQVFPQTATWALRLWEEFCGIITIEGLDVNIRRSKVMAKLSQVSPITPNIMKSMISKFTDGIVKIIQDTSQYSFFIDFQIKSKILNLKELYETIEYVKPAHLDYDLALNFNISNKKFYMASCLIGGEKITVYPWSKKEIQSVGKFHIAAGNNSADERVTIYPRKEA; encoded by the coding sequence ATGAGTGATTTTGAAGCTTTAAAAGGTTATTTGCCGCCATTTTTACTTGAAAATAAAGTTTTTTCAAATTTAATTGAAAGTGTAGAAAAAAATGATTTTGATAAATATGATGAAGTCTTAGAAGATTTGCTGCTTCAAGTTTTTCCACAAACTGCAACCTGGGCATTGAGATTATGGGAAGAATTTTGTGGAATCATAACAATTGAAGGTTTAGATGTAAATATAAGAAGAAGTAAAGTAATGGCTAAACTTTCACAAGTTAGCCCAATTACACCTAATATAATGAAAAGTATGATTTCAAAATTCACTGATGGAATAGTTAAGATAATTCAGGATACTTCGCAGTATTCTTTTTTTATTGATTTTCAAATAAAAAGTAAAATATTAAATTTAAAAGAGCTGTATGAAACTATTGAATATGTTAAACCAGCACATTTGGATTATGATTTAGCTTTGAATTTTAATATAAGTAATAAAAAATTTTATATGGCTAGTTGTTTGATAGGTGGAGAAAAAATAACAGTGTATCCTTGGAGTAAAAAAGAAATTCAAAGTGTTGGGAAATTTCATATTGCAGCAGGAAATAATTCAGCTGACGAGAGAGTAACTATATACCCTAGAAAGGAGGCATAA
- a CDS encoding DUF2577 family protein, with product MSYDIDFAKEIRGRDNESYMGVIVGIVAKENPLIISIYNGEGLFTGDNLYICKSVTEYHIPFSLSCPDGQVTGTITHEGVKTGERVACIATEDNQKLFVIDKLV from the coding sequence ATGAGTTATGATATAGATTTTGCTAAAGAAATAAGGGGCAGAGATAATGAAAGTTATATGGGCGTGATCGTGGGTATTGTAGCTAAAGAAAACCCTCTTATCATAAGCATTTACAACGGTGAAGGATTATTTACAGGTGATAACTTATATATATGTAAAAGTGTCACGGAGTATCATATACCTTTTAGTTTATCGTGTCCAGATGGTCAAGTTACAGGAACTATTACACATGAAGGCGTTAAGACTGGAGAAAGAGTTGCTTGTATTGCTACTGAAGACAACCAAAAATTATTTGTTATAGATAAATTAGTGTAG
- a CDS encoding phage tail protein, with amino-acid sequence MEEQFYSILTKVGKAKIVNASALGTKVNFTTFALGDGGGNYYNPIEDQTTLKNQVWSGPVNNLNIDKSNNNWIVAEVLIPAYIGNFMIREAGILDDEGNLLVIGKYPETYKPIASNGSTKDLTIRMILEVSNTAAVTLKVDQGVMLAHKEDVEVVQKQVESLQKQVDDEKNAAVFTNIYTKFTAEEDNIEHIPIGHANFNPEQDILNVKFLNEILTKEVNYNINSDNLSIDLIDWVLEKDETIYFETIKKCTSIVSESDGSLLEENSVNESKLSKSLQNKINKEIKAEDIKSNDGVNLEKVKEDFTSHLADNTTQFNNVMQQINDLKQYSTLKLNKDVNGKFTTIQLKRKDGTLILKSVLSGGVSPNYNTRTETEYKADGITVIATRVYTLTYDSDGKIISEVLQ; translated from the coding sequence ATGGAAGAACAATTTTATTCTATATTAACTAAAGTTGGTAAGGCAAAAATAGTGAATGCAAGCGCACTTGGAACTAAAGTAAATTTTACTACTTTTGCACTTGGTGATGGTGGAGGAAATTATTATAACCCAATAGAGGATCAAACAACGTTGAAAAATCAAGTTTGGAGTGGTCCAGTAAATAATCTTAATATTGATAAAAGCAATAATAATTGGATAGTTGCAGAAGTTTTAATTCCTGCGTATATTGGAAATTTTATGATAAGAGAAGCTGGAATTTTAGATGATGAAGGTAATTTGTTAGTTATTGGGAAATACCCTGAGACCTATAAACCTATTGCAAGTAATGGAAGTACAAAAGATTTAACAATAAGAATGATATTGGAAGTTTCCAATACTGCAGCAGTAACTTTAAAAGTGGACCAAGGTGTCATGTTGGCACATAAGGAAGATGTAGAAGTAGTGCAAAAACAGGTAGAATCTTTACAAAAGCAGGTAGATGATGAAAAAAATGCAGCAGTATTTACTAATATTTATACAAAATTTACTGCTGAAGAAGATAATATTGAACATATTCCCATAGGTCATGCAAATTTTAATCCAGAACAAGATATCTTAAATGTTAAATTTTTAAATGAAATTCTGACTAAAGAAGTAAATTATAATATAAATTCAGATAACCTAAGTATTGACCTAATAGATTGGGTATTAGAAAAGGATGAAACCATCTACTTTGAGACAATAAAAAAATGCACCAGTATAGTAAGTGAATCAGATGGATCTCTATTGGAAGAAAATAGTGTTAATGAAAGTAAATTAAGCAAATCATTACAGAATAAAATCAATAAAGAAATTAAAGCAGAAGATATAAAAAGTAATGATGGAGTGAATTTAGAGAAGGTTAAAGAAGATTTTACGTCGCATTTGGCAGATAATACGACACAATTTAATAATGTTATGCAACAAATTAATGATTTAAAACAATATTCAACTTTAAAACTAAATAAAGATGTTAATGGAAAATTTACTACTATACAATTAAAAAGAAAAGATGGCACTTTAATTTTAAAATCTGTTTTAAGTGGTGGTGTTTCTCCAAACTACAACACTAGAACAGAAACAGAGTATAAAGCAGATGGAATAACTGTAATTGCAACTAGAGTATATACCCTTACTTATGATAGTGATGGAAAAATTATAAGTGAGGTGTTGCAATAA
- a CDS encoding C40 family peptidase — translation MWTLYTNHIIGKGELPQPEDIIDRCGSFSWADDSDTLAVSLTFDSTLDLAEGRSHLTLKKDSKVVFQGVIVNKTNKDKTSSYTAMDYAFYLNKNEDIIQFNGLNAKDAIYALLNRQGIGGACTALSTKISKFYKGKAVSDIIKDILEQCKLELGEDVCMEMRGNVLWIDRISNLKLDCKYALGTDFSVTRSMEEMVNYVDVASNEESDTGSYAHANDDNSIKIFGRLSKVVTIEKGSAAQAQNVANKYLYAYNGTKRELTCTLVDIENCEDIRAKRSIYISIARYGLQGYYKIKSAQHSLNNGIHKVTFVIDFSGVTFADPEELTAASSSNNNSDNSSSVSSKTDQIIAFAKQFLGVPYVNGGGNPPNSFDCSSYVAYVFNHFGYNLTAYTYDMINQGTRISIQEATAGDILFFHNTGHVGIYIGNDQFIHCPHTGDVVKISRFSTYGDCNAAVRVI, via the coding sequence ATGTGGACCTTGTATACTAACCATATAATAGGCAAAGGTGAACTTCCACAACCAGAGGATATAATCGATAGATGTGGTAGTTTTAGTTGGGCAGATGATTCTGACACACTAGCCGTAAGTCTAACCTTCGATAGTACGTTAGACCTGGCAGAAGGAAGAAGTCATCTAACTTTAAAAAAAGATAGTAAGGTAGTGTTTCAAGGCGTTATTGTAAATAAAACTAATAAAGATAAAACAAGCAGTTATACTGCTATGGATTATGCATTTTATCTTAATAAGAATGAAGATATAATCCAATTTAACGGCTTAAACGCTAAAGATGCTATTTATGCACTTTTAAATAGACAGGGTATAGGTGGAGCTTGCACAGCACTTAGTACAAAGATAAGCAAATTTTACAAAGGAAAGGCAGTTTCAGATATTATAAAGGACATTTTGGAGCAATGTAAACTTGAGCTTGGCGAAGATGTATGCATGGAAATGAGAGGTAATGTTCTTTGGATAGATAGAATAAGTAATTTAAAACTTGATTGCAAGTATGCATTAGGCACTGATTTTTCAGTAACTAGAAGTATGGAAGAGATGGTAAACTATGTAGATGTAGCTTCAAACGAAGAAAGTGATACAGGTTCATATGCTCACGCAAATGATGATAATAGCATAAAAATATTCGGCAGGCTTAGTAAGGTGGTAACTATAGAAAAAGGCAGTGCAGCACAAGCACAAAATGTTGCTAATAAGTATTTATATGCTTACAACGGAACAAAAAGGGAATTAACTTGTACCTTAGTAGATATAGAAAATTGCGAAGATATTAGGGCGAAAAGAAGTATTTATATTAGTATTGCAAGATATGGGCTGCAAGGATATTACAAGATAAAATCTGCACAACATTCTCTTAATAATGGTATACATAAAGTAACTTTTGTTATAGATTTTAGTGGAGTTACTTTTGCAGATCCTGAAGAATTAACAGCAGCCAGTAGTTCTAATAATAATAGTGATAATTCTAGTAGCGTAAGTAGTAAGACTGATCAAATAATTGCCTTTGCTAAACAGTTTCTTGGTGTTCCGTACGTTAATGGGGGAGGTAATCCTCCGAATAGCTTTGATTGTAGTAGTTATGTAGCCTATGTATTTAATCATTTTGGATACAATTTAACTGCCTATACCTATGATATGATAAATCAAGGAACAAGAATAAGTATTCAAGAAGCAACTGCAGGAGATATTTTATTTTTCCATAACACTGGGCATGTAGGCATTTACATAGGAAATGACCAATTTATTCATTGTCCGCATACAGGAGATGTAGTTAAAATAAGTCGATTTTCTACTTATGGTGATTGTAATGCAGCAGTAAGGGTTATCTAG
- a CDS encoding DUF2634 domain-containing protein: protein MSIFPDYVSNLNTATESSAMATSSIPKEYAWDFEKNNFLLKDGKFQVVEGKEALKIWMWKALHTMKMTYSIYSNSYGHDLDSIIGQGFSNGLVESEAKRLVRECLSANSHILRTEGFKVNYEEDKLSIEFTAITDQGKVNINV, encoded by the coding sequence ATGAGTATTTTTCCTGATTATGTTTCTAATTTAAATACAGCAACAGAAAGCTCAGCAATGGCAACCTCAAGTATTCCAAAAGAATATGCATGGGATTTTGAAAAAAATAATTTTTTATTAAAGGATGGTAAGTTTCAAGTAGTAGAAGGAAAAGAAGCTTTAAAAATATGGATGTGGAAAGCACTTCATACTATGAAAATGACTTATAGTATTTATTCTAATAGCTATGGCCATGATTTAGATAGTATTATAGGACAAGGGTTTAGCAATGGCTTAGTAGAAAGCGAAGCTAAAAGATTGGTAAGGGAGTGTTTAAGTGCAAACTCACATATCCTTAGAACTGAAGGTTTTAAAGTAAATTATGAGGAAGATAAGTTATCAATTGAATTTACAGCTATAACTGATCAAGGGAAGGTGAATATAAATGTTTAA
- a CDS encoding baseplate J/gp47 family protein, whose product MFNHYIDGNSDSEILKRLKEDITSDVDKLEGSFIHDSLAPVSKESAKRYEKLDDLLNKAIPQLSSGKYLKMHAASRGVYETTAKYAVVNETINGKKGTLIPAGTMIQTPGGLKYKTTTDSVIGDDEKVISSLRAIDIGSKYNVPSNTITQLPVTINGIISVTNEAPATGGTDPETDGELLSRLLQRVQNPPSSGNKSDYERWAKEVSGVKGVKVVPLWNGPGTVKVICYGDNGQSLDSNILDNVKQHIDPKNGTGEGTAPIGANVSIVTVSNKVINVSIIDFKGDKSNVETSIKNYINTLKPGSSVKLINISAIITNTQGVEDFTSVKLNGDILNIGTTDEEKPVLGVITYE is encoded by the coding sequence ATGTTTAATCATTATATTGATGGAAATTCTGATTCAGAAATATTAAAAAGATTAAAAGAAGATATAACTTCTGATGTAGATAAATTAGAAGGCTCATTTATACATGATTCACTAGCTCCTGTATCAAAAGAAAGTGCTAAAAGGTATGAAAAGCTAGATGATTTATTGAATAAAGCTATTCCTCAGCTTAGTTCAGGAAAATATTTAAAAATGCATGCTGCTTCAAGGGGAGTTTATGAAACCACCGCTAAGTATGCAGTAGTAAATGAAACTATAAATGGCAAGAAAGGTACTTTAATACCTGCAGGAACTATGATACAAACTCCGGGAGGATTAAAATATAAAACTACAACAGATTCTGTAATTGGAGATGATGAAAAAGTTATTAGCTCTTTAAGAGCAATAGATATTGGTTCAAAATACAATGTTCCTTCAAATACTATTACTCAACTTCCAGTTACTATAAATGGAATAATTAGTGTTACAAATGAAGCCCCTGCAACTGGTGGAACTGATCCTGAAACTGATGGTGAATTATTATCTAGATTACTTCAAAGAGTGCAAAACCCTCCGTCTAGCGGAAATAAGAGTGACTATGAGAGATGGGCAAAGGAAGTAAGTGGTGTTAAAGGAGTGAAAGTAGTTCCTCTTTGGAATGGTCCTGGAACTGTAAAAGTTATTTGTTATGGTGATAATGGACAATCTCTTGATAGCAATATTTTAGATAATGTAAAACAGCATATTGATCCAAAGAATGGAACTGGAGAAGGTACGGCACCTATTGGGGCTAATGTATCTATAGTTACTGTATCAAACAAAGTTATTAATGTTAGCATAATAGATTTTAAGGGAGATAAGTCCAATGTGGAAACAAGTATAAAAAATTATATTAATACTTTAAAACCAGGGAGTTCAGTAAAATTAATAAATATATCTGCTATAATTACCAATACACAAGGCGTTGAAGATTTTACAAGTGTAAAGTTAAATGGAGATATTCTTAACATAGGCACAACAGATGAAGAAAAACCAGTGTTGGGGGTAATAACCTATGAGTGA